Part of the Sebastes umbrosus isolate fSebUmb1 chromosome 3, fSebUmb1.pri, whole genome shotgun sequence genome is shown below.
agggaaacaaccaatcagagccgagctgactctgagcagctgtcaatcactgcttgagAAGCtctgaactccgatcaaacagtcaaactaggcagcaatGATCAAACAtgtatcaatattctgttactgtaatgcctatttctcacatgaaatgtttacagaaacatattttagtgtactgtttaactgtaaaatgagaaagtttgtgacccggccaccatgttgaaaacagtcaagccacaaccaagcaccgcccaccagctggagcaaactttttcaattaaagctgcagtaagcacaatgtttttggcatcattgggaaaaaaatctctaataacctttcagcatattgtaactcaagtgttctgagagaaaactagacttctgcacctccttatggctctgttttcaggctttagaaaatctagcccttgacgggagactttggccatgTGAgagaggtcatttcagagagagagagcgttcctattggctgttcattcaacagaggcagctgtcaatcactcgcaaactccgatcaaacggtcaaactaggcagcgctgatcaaatatgaattaatattttgttactctaatgtctatttctcgcctcaaatgttttcagaaacatcttgtagtgtactgtttagctgtaaaatgagaaagcttgctccggctggtgggcagtgcttggtatttcctcaactgatctcaactgcctggtcacaaactttctcattttacagcttaacagtacactacaagatgtttctgacaacatttgaggagagaaataggcatcacagtaacagaatcttaattcatatttgatcagcgctgtctagtttgacagtttgatcggagtttgcgagtttcgcgagcagtgattgacagctgattagagactgctcggctctgattggttgttttccttcgggcgtggggaaatcttgcaaatgccattaggagcactaaaaAGAGGcagacaaacatgtttttttccacagatcATCTGTTTCATACAcgactgtcatgatatagtgacagttttataaaaaataaccttttatcacatttgctcaaagttaccaactgcagctttaacagccaGGATTAAATTAACACCACTGTACTAAAGTTACTCGTATACAGAGCAGAATATAGTGGGCCGGGACAGACAGGACAGAGCCTCCAccaaataatgtttacattcacagtaatttattttgtagCTATTGTAAACAATATAAGatcacaaatattgacaaaatTTCCAAGAAGGATGTCTCACACATTTAAGAGTATAAATATTAAAGTTCAGTGTGGGAGAAACAGcaacttattatttattttatttctaatgTAAAAGAGGAAAAAGTGAACATTATGCACAACATGGTAATTCTCttactgacacaaacacacgtccGTTCACACACAATCATACACTTAGAAAGAACTAAAAACATCCCATTGTTCCATCTGAAAAGGCCAAcggttccctctctctctctctttgtctcagcAGCAGGTCCACAGCTCTTTCTCTGGTCTTTTCTTGTTCAGGACTTTGAAGGACCCGTGCATCGAGGCGTTTGCTACTAAAGGTATCTTCTGTCTCTTCAGTTTGGCACCAAGAGCAAAAACGATGTCCTCCACATTATCCTGCTGAAACGGCACCTCCCCATCACCTCCTCGACTGTTCCCCCATTTGTTTGGCGAGTTCTTGGCAGACGTCTCAAAAGACGGCATGCCGTGGGCTTTGGCGAAGCTCGTCGCCCGCTCCTGGCTCACCTGGCCGTCAGTCCCGGAGGGGTCACGGAGGTCACTCTTATTACCCACCAGGAACCTGGGaggagtaagtaagtaagtaagtaagtaagtaaagctctatttatatagcaccttttaaaacacaccgttacaaagtgcttcacacacaaatgaaacatcaaacaatgatgaaaacaaggaaaaattacaatatgaaacacagaaacaatgagaaagagatcacacaaaaacagacaaacacacatgtggatgaggcctatagTAAAGCTTGCCTATAGAGATGGGTTTTTAGAAGCCGCTTAAAACAGTccagagattcagcagctctaatAGATTGTGGGAGGTGAATCCAGAGAGTTGGGGCTAAGACAGAAAAAGCccgatcaccttttgttttgcagtttgagcgGGGGATGGATAAAAGGCCGAGATTAGAGGATCAAAGTGTTCGACAGGTCTAACATGGAACTAAGAGATCAGAAATGTAACTGGGGGTGAGGTCATGCAGTGCCTTAAATGTAATTAGCAAGATCTTAAAGTTGATTTTGAATTTTACAGGGAGCCAATGGAGGGATGCCAGAACAGGGGTGATGTGAGACCGACGGCTAGTTCTGGTTAATAACCTGGCCGCTGCATTTTGAACCACCTGAAGGCGATTTAAAGCAGATTGACTGAGGTAGGTGTAGAGGGAATTACAATAGTCTAGACGGGAGAATATGAAAATGTGAATTAATAGTTCAAGATCCGTTGAGGACAAGATGCATCTGATTTTTGCAATGTTTCTTAGCTGGAGAAAACAGGTCTGGACAAGTTTAGTGACGTGATGGTCAAAGaggcagcacctcttttcaccctctgtctgagctccgaactcttcggactccgctctagCTCCACTTtaactaactttgtttgagggcgtaccaaactagccactaggcaggtactatgcaaatgtgttacttggtgacatcaccatgttacggaagaaaaggcaggacttcaagcaaggcgtttcaggcagttcaggagcagtgtttctctgggggagagtaactccctttgaccTGGACTTTGAGGCTTTCcaaacattttacatgcacaaaaaaacgatataacacactaaaggaaagggaaaacgcATGACATTACCTGGGGATATCCTGGCCGAGGGAGTTCTGCCTGCACTCTTCTACCCAGGAAGTCAGGCCTCTGAAGCTGGCAGGGCAGTTGACATCATAAATGAAGAGCACAGCGTGGACGTTGCGATAGTAGTGTTGCACCATGGACTTACGGAAACGCTCCTGACCTGCTGTGTCCCACAGCTGGAGCTGgtggcgaggaggaggaggacgaggtggTAGGGGCAAAAAACGTGACAAAGAGGAAATTCATGAGAAGGAAGGCACAGAGAGGAAAATATATCATGTGTTGAAATACCCTAAAACAGGCAGTGCATGCAGTGAATCATCACTGAGAGGGAACAAAGAAAAGGAATAAACAAGTTGATCTGATCATTCGAAAGAAAGTCAGATCTCTCTGCTAGGCTTTGTCATAATCTCCTTGAATAAGATAAATCAAGTGCTAGATGTCAGTTCAAATCAATGATAAACCATGCAACTCACTCTTAAAATAACTGATTCCTTTGagacaacataaacatacaaaatacaacaacaagTATATTTGATTACGAGATCTACGCTTTGAAAGGACTTTGCATAAAAGCCTTTAAACAGATTTGAAAGGAAACTGCTGAGTCATTCGTCAGTCTCTGAAGACCTGAAGAACCTGCAACCAACTTTGACTTTGCTTATGAGGACTTGTGACCTGATTTGGACTTGAGTATTGACTTGATTGACTTGAGACCTGATTTGAACTGAGACTTGACTTGCGTGTCTTGGACTTGCCCCAGAAGttgttaacgcgttaacacaatatgttttaacgccaccaatcacttttacacattaacgcaatcgatatttcggaggttgtagcaggctcagttttaaagctagagtgaagatgctgatGTCCTATGAAACTAaataacctaaggaatccattggtaccaaccatgtcatactagcttctcgagaaggagggtaaataacgctccaaacatgctatattttggtgaggaaaaactggcatggccattttcattcacatatattgacgtcagaggtcaagggacccccttgacctctgacgtcaatatatgtgaatgaaaatgggttctatgggtacccacgagtctcccctttacagacatgcccactttatgataatcacatgcagtttggggcaagtcatagtcaagtcagcacactgacacactgacaataGACACAGGATTTGTCTCATTCCATAATCAATTTAAAGGGGAGATAtcatctggagtgcctaccaaccctcAAACTGTCAAATAAGACAAACCAGAGAGTTTTTGTGGGCTgactagatcagaaaacatgtgattaaacaagccattcagaaatggctccccttcctatgtcacatctAGGCCTATTGAAAggggctgggtcacgcgtcatcaacgcgtcatatttttggggtacaacacaacagcttgagaactaccttagcaaaggtgcaccatatttttctctcaagccaatcagagcagactgggctttttcgggaggggtgcttaaagagacaggagcgagaaaatggagcgtttcagacagaggctgaataCAGGTTAATTCAGACAGactgtttttgaacattaaagtatgtaaacatgttctagtagaaacccaaaatacaaatatgaacctggaaatgagcatgatatatcCACTTTAATGTACTGGGAACAAAGCTAGAAGCCTCCTCTACCCTATAAACAAATCCCCAGTCACCATTGACAGACACTTCCTCTGTCATGTGGTTGTTTCAAAACACTCAGGAAACAGCACAATCCACGCAACACCCACAGTCTGTATATAGAATCATCGAATAAACACAGTTCCTCACATGCGTTTACAAGATGGGGTTCAAATTAAACGTAAGGATCAAAAATCAGACGGCTTTACGAAGCTGTTGATGTAACAGCTATCATGCCCCTAGGATCACGCATGCAATCTTCACAGTGATTTACAGGCTGCATTAGTTCTGCAAACACAAGCCGCTCTGCTGATTTTCATCCAGCCTGAGAATTCTCCGTCATTCAATTCTGGGACGAAATAACTCAGCAGACACACTGCAGTGTAGTACATTACTAAAGAGCCATAGAAACGCAGTATAAAAACACGATAAAGTCACTGTTAAAAAGCACAGACACTCTCAAATAACCTGCAGGAGTCTAACAGGAATATTACATCCTCTTTTACACATGGAGTCCCTTGCGGTTTACATGTTTGTCCAGGCTGATTCGACAGTTGCGTTGAGCCCATGAAGAGCCAGCCCAGTGGGACACTAgtttttgtgaaatagtcacaaaatttgatgtattgattcgtgtacattcatgatggtcagcacaaaatcaattctgatgtaatccacgtaactgTGTAtaaaggaagtataaagagtggcgaaCGTCGTGAAGGGAGGGGGTCAGGGTGGACttgtgggtaaaaaaaaaagggacttacccaggagactggtgttcgtgtcctgtgtgaaaccaagtcgtaacgaagtcattttattttgaaaagactggagtggacaTGAGtcccgtgttgctggacatttgcgGGAAAACATGCGAAagatatgttgttgaaagttgtgctgaggttcatgaaaaaaaggaatattCGTGtgtatgtacacgaatcaaatagatcaACTTTTGCGACTATTTCaagaactgctgtgagactgtgttgcagcAGCACTGAATTCATTGTGGAGTcagtttatttacattttaaaacaaaacaacgggTTATAATATGTGTTTGGCACAGTCCTGCACACAGTTAGTCTGTTCATTTGTCCACTGTTTCATTCTTTTGTTTTCAGGGGCGACACACcgggtgaatagggtaaaaagaATTAACTAATATATATCCACATAGAACctcccagttgattacttacatgaagacatattttttgtattacaagttttctgataATTTAAGTCTTAATATGCAAAAGAGTCATTATCTtaataaatatgtgctaattttcatacatttccagaacagaaatctgaacatttgaTAAAGCCAGGCTCAAAACACTTCTTTCATTTTGTCGACaaattagagtcaaaggtttttacagagggccgttgtttgtgttttaacaacgtttcaGTTATGAGTTATTGTTCCAgtaagtttgaatctgtcaatatctttccaactttaccgaaaTATATCATCTAGGGGGCTGCGTACATCAGCAATgtggactgtcaggaatgattaGAGGAAGTGCACTATGCAGTAACTTGAGGgcacaaattaataaaacatttctcCTAGGGATGTAGGGGGGCTCCATAGATATCTCTTTATAACGCTCCAGAAAATAATGTCaacagcccaaaaaaaaaacattttctccatgtttttatgAATATATGTTGTATAAAACAAACCCCTCTTCAGAATAtggataggaatgaaactgggaagtttggcgtatgtaagtgctactgaagtggagatttctggctcagagtctgggaaaaaaatcattttgagaaaacggcctttagagatatggattgtaaaattctaaactaatagatatcaccatgaaacttccccagttgattactcacattaaaggatcagtgtgtaacatttcaggggatctattagcagaaatggaatataatattcataactgttttcattagtgtgtaatcacctgaaactaagacgtgttttcattagcttagaatgagccctacATATCTACGTAGTGAGCAGCTCcgccatttttctacagtagccaagaacggacaaaccaaactctggctctagagagcctttcacgtttttaacGTTACCTGagagccaccgtagttctccaacacgcttgtgaaactgcattaaagtgagccgcagagtgcaaaaccgtggtgccGCCAGCAGCTGTCTGACGTCCATTGTGACGGTGACGCtgttaccgcggttttgcactcggcggctcacattactgcagtcttAGAAGGggggagtgagcggaggggtactcagttggttgcaatctgcaaccacaccactagacaAAATCCAACACAATGTACCTTtaagacaagtatttttttatattaaaactttttggaaatgttatgtttaaatatacaaatgaggcattatctaatactACCCTCTGGTGACTTTAGTGGGTCCTAATTTAGATCATTttagaaatctacagacacaaatagacaaagtagtaaaataaacacctagatgtgtattttggatgttttatttCCACAAGTCTGatagaagacatgttatggaagcaaaataaccCAAAACTTCAAAATTGTCTCCCCTTAACTGATGCATAGTACATGTCACCTTAATGTTACCTTGATTCTCTCTCCGTGGATGTCCAGCTGCCTCTCGCGGAAGTCCACCCCGATGGTGGCCTCCACCCTGCGGGGGAAGTCTCCGGAGCAGAGCCGGTGAGTGAGACAAGTCTTCCCCACCCCGGAGTTTCCGATCACCAGCACCTTAAAGGTCCGACATCGAGTCAACAGTGAGGACACACTACCCAGAGAGCTGGAGAACTCCAGAGATGACTCCATGCAGCCGAATAGTTCACAGGAAATTCACTAGAAAACTAATTAAAGCGCACAAAACGCGCTGCGCGTCCAAACGTTGCGTCCTGTAGAAGAGAGGTTGCTGGAGATGCAGCTTGACCAGGTCTGAACTAGATAGAGCTAGTAGTAGGAGGACTTCTGGGGGGAAAACACTTTCTTTAAGGTGTTTTATTAGTGAAACCTTTCCGCCCAAACGCTCCTTGAGAACTGTTCACACTCAGCAGCgtggatgagaggaggagaaggaggaggagatctGACAGCATGGTGATGATGATTGGGTGTCTGAGGGTGGAGGGTTGATCAAATGACGAGCAGGCATCAGAAAACCTTTTGAtatgtaaaaattaaaatatttaaatgtatgttataCCTGCCAGAGAATGCACCAGCACAGAAAGTTGCGCACAGCCTTTCAGTTCATATTATTCTAGCTATTAGTTagaaactagagctgtcaatggattaaaatgattaatcacgattaatcgcacttttttctgttcaaaatgtaccttaaaggtaatttgtcaagtatttactactcttatcaacgtgggagtggacaaatatgcttcctttatgcaaatgtatgtataaatgtattgttagaaatcaattaacaacacaaaacaatgacaaatgttgtccagaaacactcacaggtactgcagttaacataaaaatatgttcaaatcattacatggcaaactgcaacccaacaggcaacaacagcggTCAGTGTGTCGACTTGACTTTGACtgaaaaactgcatggtttttgccccaaactgcatgtgattatcataaagtgggcatatctgtaaaggggagactcgtgggtacccataaaacccattttcattcacatatcttgaggtcagaggtcaagggacccctttgaacatggccatgccagttttacctcgccaaaattcagcctaagtttggagcgttatttagcctccttcgctacaaactagtatgacatgattagtgccgatggattccttatgttctagtttcacatgatgccaatatcttcactctagctttgatcttgctacaacctaaaaatcgcaagtcgcataaatgcgttaaagaagttagtggcattaaaatcagtttgcgttaactttgacagcctaatTAGAAACCCTTTCATTATTGTGGAGCAGAGATTTCCCACTTACCCGCTGAACTAAACCGCTGGTCACTGGCTCACAAATACTTTATTACAAATAACATTAGAGGTTTCCTTTAAAATTAGACACAACTTTTACCCTGCATAACATTTTCTCAAGAAATGTAAAACTAATTTAGATATAAATTGTACTTTTTGCACAGCTCAACCTGAACCCGTGCCCTTTGTCGTGTGTCTTTTCTCTCAGTCTAGTAGCCTACCTACTAGGCCTgatcaaagaaattcttagttgactaacactcgtacgactaatcaattattgatttaatcaattagttgatttaatcaattagttgatttaatcaactagttgattaaatcaacagatctgtgaaactgactttctccacaaaaaatcacacaaaagcacctctttaaatcttgtgtttaccagaaatgtgctcataagtttcttggaaataagtcattcagcacgaaaaaagcataaaaatatgacTAATCGACTCGACTGAAGAAATCTTAGCCGACTAAGACCAAAAggactgattagtcgactaatcagctaagagggggcagcccaaGTACCCACTCTAAAAAAATATGGAAAGATGTTTCCAAATTTAGTATTAACATCTTGTACAAAGACTGCATTGTTTAATGAACATGTTATATTCGGATTCTTTACGACAGAACATTTGAGAAAAATGCATATATCATAAATCTATTGATTACTCAAAACAAATTCTATATAGATACATTAACAAGCCAGAGGCccctttttcctgtttttgaactgtatatataaactatTCAATCTTGTATAAAAAAGGACATAAAACTGAGGGCATGAGTTGCTTGTAAAGTAGGCTATGTATGCAAATTTACAATTGCAAATTGTGcctattaatcttttttttttcattatttattttatttttttctatttctatttatttttgtctatttttctcACCTTCTGCAGTTGCCCCCTTCCAGCATGTTTGAATGTATGAATTTTGCCCTGTTTCTAAATGTCAAAATGCATGACATGTGCAATTcgttcaatataaaaacaaacaaaaaaacaaccacattcATGTCCACAGCTGTTCCCTCATCCAAGCACCTGCCCTGTCAGAGGAACACGCTGCTGCCCTCTACTGGTGGAACTACTTTACAGTCACATTTGTGTCTCCTGCAGTACATCACTGTGTCCTGCTGTTCACTGACCCCCACAGACACTTCTCTCCTGTAAGAAAAATGATCCAAATCATTTACACTTTGAGTAACTGAAGAATCACCTATAGTTTTTTCATATATTGGAAATATAATTACAATTATCTTCTTAGTTTGACTTACAAAAAAATGAGGGCTGCCAGTCAAcgtgataacgcaaatttgctttaacgtcACAAATTTCTTTGCGAAACTTCTggattttaggttgtagcgggctcagttttaaagccagagtgaggatactggcatcatatgaaactagaaaaaaccttaagaatccattggtaccaaccaggtcaaactagcttgttgtgaaataaCACTCCACACCTGCGCTAAagttttggcaaagaaaaactggcatggtcattttcaaagaggtcccttgacctctgacctcaagatatgtgaatgaaaatgggttctatgggtacccacgagtctcctctttacagacatgcccactttatgataatcaaattcagttcggggcaagtcatagtcaagtcagcacactgacacactgaccgctgttgttgcctgttgggctgcagtttgccatgttatgatttgagcatattttttatgctgaatgcagtacctgtgagggtttctggacaatatttgttattgttttgtgttaattgatttccaaaaataaatatatacata
Proteins encoded:
- the LOC119484583 gene encoding ras-related protein Rab-33B-like; amino-acid sequence: MESSLEFSSSLGSVSSLLTRCRTFKVLVIGNSGVGKTCLTHRLCSGDFPRRVEATIGVDFRERQLDIHGERIKLQLWDTAGQERFRKSMVQHYYRNVHAVLFIYDVNCPASFRGLTSWVEECRQNSLGQDIPRFLVGNKSDLRDPSGTDGQVSQERATSFAKAHGMPSFETSAKNSPNKWGNSRGGDGEVPFQQDNVEDIVFALGAKLKRQKIPLVANASMHGSFKVLNKKRPEKELWTCC